The following coding sequences lie in one Alloacidobacterium dinghuense genomic window:
- the tsaE gene encoding tRNA (adenosine(37)-N6)-threonylcarbamoyltransferase complex ATPase subunit type 1 TsaE: MTEATGTKVHEFETNSAADTIRAGREIAKLLTPPKFLILKGDLGAGKTTLVKGIAEALDAAEPDEVTSPTFTLMHEYEGTLHDHGKNEPVMLYHLDLYRIEQERQLDSLGLDEIATPDSIVLVEWGDKFPSVAKRSNGEIVMKTTGGDSRKITLTLKD, translated from the coding sequence ATGACAGAGGCCACAGGCACGAAGGTCCACGAGTTCGAGACGAACAGCGCCGCCGATACGATCCGTGCCGGACGTGAGATCGCGAAACTGCTCACGCCACCAAAGTTCCTTATCTTGAAAGGCGATCTGGGCGCAGGCAAGACCACGCTGGTGAAGGGCATTGCCGAAGCCCTCGACGCCGCCGAACCGGATGAAGTGACGAGCCCCACCTTTACGCTGATGCACGAATACGAAGGCACCCTCCATGATCACGGAAAAAACGAGCCGGTCATGCTCTACCATCTCGATCTCTACCGCATCGAGCAGGAGCGCCAGCTCGACTCGCTCGGCCTCGATGAGATCGCCACGCCCGACAGCATCGTATTGGTGGAATGGGGCGACAAGTTTCCGAGCGTGGCCAAGCGCAGTAACGGCGAAATCGTGATGAAGACCACCGGCGGCGACTCGCGCAAGATCACGCTGACGCTCAAAGACTAA
- a CDS encoding enoyl-ACP reductase FabI yields MLNLEGRVAVVFGVANKRSIAWAIVQKLHEAGAKLAIGYQNERLKAEAEGLIADLPGAEAFQCDVSNDAEIAQVFEGLKERHGKLHVLVHSVAFAPAEELKNDFLQTSREGFRVAHDVSVYSLIALSRAAAPLMTDGGSIMTLTYYGAEKVVPHYNVMGVAKAALEATVRYLASDLGKLNIRVNAISAGPIKTLAARGIGGLGDMLKSHADRAPLHRNVEQAEVGGTALFLASDLSSGVTGETVYVDCGYNIMGF; encoded by the coding sequence ATGTTGAATCTTGAAGGACGGGTTGCCGTTGTTTTTGGAGTGGCGAACAAGCGCAGCATTGCCTGGGCCATTGTGCAGAAGCTGCACGAGGCGGGCGCGAAGCTCGCGATCGGCTACCAGAACGAGCGACTGAAGGCAGAAGCCGAAGGACTGATTGCGGATTTACCGGGCGCAGAGGCGTTCCAGTGCGACGTATCGAATGACGCAGAGATTGCGCAGGTTTTTGAAGGACTGAAGGAACGTCACGGCAAGCTGCACGTGCTGGTGCACAGCGTTGCGTTCGCTCCCGCTGAAGAACTGAAGAACGATTTTTTGCAGACGTCGCGCGAAGGCTTTCGCGTTGCTCACGATGTGAGCGTGTATTCGCTGATTGCGTTGAGCCGCGCAGCTGCTCCATTGATGACCGACGGCGGAAGCATTATGACGTTGACGTATTACGGCGCGGAGAAAGTTGTCCCGCATTACAACGTAATGGGCGTGGCCAAGGCGGCGCTGGAAGCGACGGTGCGTTATCTGGCGTCAGACCTCGGTAAATTGAACATTCGCGTAAATGCAATTTCAGCTGGGCCGATCAAGACGCTGGCCGCGCGCGGAATCGGCGGTTTGGGCGACATGCTCAAGTCGCATGCGGATCGCGCTCCATTGCATCGGAATGTGGAGCAGGCCGAGGTCGGCGGGACGGCGCTCTTTCTCGCATCGGATCTATCGAGCGGCGTGACCGGTGAGACGGTGTACGTCGATTGCGGCTACAACATCATGGGCTTTTAG
- a CDS encoding ethanolamine ammonia-lyase subunit EutB: MAYAHTIGSRTWRFDDLKTLLANASPLRSGDELAGIAAASEEERVAARMALAEVPLKRFLEESVIPYESDEVTRLIIDTHDASTFAEISHLTVGDFRNWLLSASTDTETLTRIALSITPEMAAAVSKLMRNQDLILAAQKCRVITRFRNTIGLKGHMSVRLQPNHPTDDAKGIAASMLDGLLYGCGDAVIGINPASDSFAAVTTLLDMLDKFRERYEVPTQSCVLAHVTTTMQAIEQGAPVDLVFQSIAGTEKANASFGVNLALLKEAREAALALHRGTVGDNVMYFETGQGSALSADAHHGVDQQTCEARAYAVARAFKPLLVNTVVGFIGPEYLYDGKQITRAGLEDHFCGKLLGLPMGCDICYTNHAEADQDDMDTLLTLLAVAGVNFIMGVPGADDIMLNYQSTSFHDALYARRVLGLKRAPEFETWLEKMGITDREGTLADRLPPSAARLLESA, translated from the coding sequence ATGGCCTACGCGCACACCATCGGAAGCCGCACATGGCGCTTCGACGACTTAAAAACGCTGTTGGCAAATGCTAGTCCTTTGCGCTCCGGCGACGAGCTTGCAGGCATCGCCGCGGCAAGCGAAGAAGAGCGCGTAGCCGCGCGCATGGCGCTCGCTGAAGTGCCGCTCAAGCGCTTTCTCGAAGAATCCGTCATTCCCTACGAATCCGACGAAGTGACGCGGCTCATTATCGACACCCACGACGCCAGCACATTTGCAGAGATCAGTCATCTCACTGTTGGAGATTTCCGCAACTGGCTCCTGAGCGCAAGCACGGACACAGAGACCCTCACGCGCATCGCGCTATCCATCACCCCCGAGATGGCGGCTGCCGTCTCAAAGCTGATGCGCAATCAGGATCTGATCCTCGCCGCGCAGAAATGCCGCGTCATTACACGCTTCCGCAACACCATCGGCCTCAAAGGACACATGTCCGTGCGCCTGCAGCCGAATCATCCCACGGATGACGCAAAAGGCATCGCTGCATCGATGCTCGATGGACTGCTCTACGGCTGCGGCGACGCGGTCATCGGCATCAACCCGGCAAGCGATAGTTTCGCCGCAGTCACAACGCTGCTCGACATGCTCGACAAATTCCGCGAGCGATACGAAGTTCCAACGCAATCATGCGTGCTCGCGCACGTCACCACAACCATGCAGGCAATCGAACAGGGAGCGCCCGTCGACCTCGTTTTCCAGTCGATTGCAGGAACCGAAAAGGCAAACGCCAGCTTTGGCGTAAATCTCGCCTTGCTCAAGGAAGCTCGCGAAGCCGCGCTGGCACTGCATCGCGGCACAGTCGGGGACAACGTGATGTACTTCGAAACCGGGCAGGGAAGCGCTCTATCGGCCGACGCGCATCATGGAGTCGACCAGCAAACCTGCGAAGCCCGTGCCTACGCCGTAGCCCGCGCATTCAAGCCGCTCCTGGTGAACACTGTTGTCGGCTTCATCGGCCCTGAGTATCTCTATGACGGCAAGCAGATCACGCGCGCAGGACTCGAAGATCACTTCTGCGGCAAGCTGCTCGGCCTGCCGATGGGATGCGACATCTGCTACACCAACCACGCCGAGGCCGACCAGGATGATATGGACACGCTGCTTACGCTGCTCGCTGTCGCCGGCGTGAATTTCATCATGGGCGTGCCTGGAGCCGACGACATCATGCTCAACTACCAGAGCACCTCATTCCACGATGCGCTCTACGCAAGGCGCGTCCTCGGCCTGAAGCGCGCACCGGAATTTGAAACATGGCTGGAAAAAATGGGAATCACCGATCGCGAAGGCACCCTCGCCGACCGTCTGCCTCCAAGCGCCGCCCGACTGCTTGAAAGCGCATGA
- a CDS encoding NAD(P)H-hydrate dehydratase produces MKILTAEEMQTCDRITVDRYGIASLDLMDNAGHAVARFALQEFPRAANITVLCGKGNNGGDGFVAARVLAGEGRRVKVLLLGYPVDLKGDAKEMFERMEIAPALAPDEESLSSAQITDILNQSDLFLDAVVGTGFRPPLKGVAMALRNRINSLDAPVVAVDIPSGWDSDSREYRTEGAYRADAVVTFTAPKPAHVSGNLTDSAYQPIVVAPIGSPDAAIESELNLTWAGASKRITETPRPAESNKGKFGHVLVVGGSYGKSGAPAMASLAALRTGAGLVTAAVAQPILDSVVRITPELMTIPLRAGSKGEISSSNLDDETLKELLDKKTVLAIGPGLGQSAETEAFLLGLLEKTDLPAVLDADALNILAKHPGKINGRNRLRVLTPHPGEMARLAGISTGEVQANREALAREFSMKNHVTLVLKGWRTLIAHPDGSIAINTTGNPGMAKGGSGDILTGIIAAMLAQYPHLAGEAVNAAVYLHGLAADFAVWEHDEHTLLATDTVAHLSTAFRFRSDDKGGYVWIQGMPR; encoded by the coding sequence ATGAAAATTCTTACCGCAGAGGAGATGCAGACATGCGACCGCATCACTGTAGACCGCTACGGAATCGCTTCGCTTGACCTCATGGACAACGCCGGTCACGCCGTCGCCCGCTTCGCGCTGCAGGAATTTCCGCGCGCGGCGAACATTACTGTTCTGTGCGGGAAAGGCAACAACGGCGGCGATGGTTTTGTCGCCGCGCGCGTGCTGGCCGGGGAGGGCCGCCGGGTCAAGGTGCTGCTGCTCGGCTATCCGGTTGACCTGAAAGGCGACGCCAAAGAGATGTTTGAGCGCATGGAAATCGCGCCTGCTCTTGCGCCGGACGAAGAGTCTCTCTCTTCAGCTCAGATCACGGATATCCTCAATCAATCCGACCTGTTTCTCGACGCAGTCGTCGGCACCGGCTTCAGGCCTCCGCTGAAGGGCGTGGCGATGGCTTTACGCAACCGGATCAACAGCCTCGACGCGCCGGTCGTCGCCGTCGATATTCCTTCCGGCTGGGATTCGGATTCCCGCGAGTATCGCACCGAGGGCGCCTATCGCGCCGATGCGGTCGTGACCTTCACCGCTCCGAAGCCAGCGCACGTCAGCGGCAACTTGACCGACAGCGCCTATCAGCCCATTGTTGTCGCCCCCATCGGCTCGCCCGACGCAGCCATCGAATCCGAGTTAAACCTCACCTGGGCGGGAGCTTCGAAGAGGATCACCGAGACTCCACGTCCCGCGGAGAGCAACAAAGGCAAATTCGGTCACGTACTCGTGGTTGGCGGCTCATACGGAAAGTCCGGAGCGCCTGCAATGGCTTCGCTCGCAGCCCTGCGCACCGGGGCCGGCCTGGTGACCGCCGCCGTAGCGCAACCAATCCTCGATTCGGTTGTGCGCATCACGCCCGAGTTGATGACCATTCCCCTGCGTGCCGGCAGCAAAGGAGAAATCAGCAGCAGCAATCTCGATGACGAAACGCTCAAAGAGCTTCTCGACAAGAAAACGGTGCTCGCGATTGGTCCGGGGCTGGGCCAGTCGGCGGAGACCGAAGCATTTCTTCTCGGCCTGCTGGAAAAGACCGATCTTCCCGCGGTCCTCGATGCCGACGCCCTGAACATCCTCGCCAAGCATCCCGGCAAGATCAATGGCCGCAACCGGTTACGCGTCTTAACGCCGCATCCCGGAGAGATGGCTCGGCTCGCCGGAATCAGCACCGGCGAAGTTCAAGCCAACCGCGAAGCGCTGGCTCGTGAATTTTCGATGAAAAATCATGTCACGCTGGTGCTCAAAGGATGGCGCACTCTGATCGCCCATCCGGACGGTTCGATTGCCATCAACACCACCGGCAATCCCGGCATGGCCAAAGGTGGCAGCGGAGACATCCTCACCGGCATCATAGCGGCTATGTTGGCGCAATATCCGCATCTAGCCGGAGAAGCGGTGAACGCCGCCGTCTATCTCCACGGGCTGGCTGCCGACTTTGCCGTGTGGGAACACGACGAGCACACCCTGCTTGCCACTGACACCGTTGCGCACCTTTCAACAGCTTTTCGCTTCCGCTCCGACGACAAAGGCGGGTATGTTTGGATACAGGGGATGCCGCGATGA
- a CDS encoding N-acetylmuramoyl-L-alanine amidase family protein, which translates to MLLSLCALLAISAAAAQEAPPPQSNLPDMGKLPAVPPAQRAQVQPQYVVVLDAAHGDGDVGAQFSDKMLEKDLTLGFSVRLRQALASQGIQVITTRDADTQVSMVTRAETANHAMAAACVTLHATATGSGVHLFTSSLAPTPYTKFLPWQSAQSAYVTQSLRLSSEISTALGHAAVPVTLGRTALTPMDSFACPAVAVEIAPLIGGNTTTATPLTDVGYQNKIIGALTAALTQWKNDWRQQP; encoded by the coding sequence ATGCTGCTAAGCCTGTGCGCGCTGCTCGCAATCTCTGCAGCAGCCGCGCAGGAGGCCCCACCACCCCAATCGAATCTGCCGGACATGGGCAAGTTGCCGGCGGTGCCTCCGGCGCAGCGGGCGCAGGTGCAGCCGCAATATGTAGTCGTGCTGGATGCGGCCCATGGCGACGGCGATGTCGGCGCGCAATTCAGCGACAAGATGTTGGAAAAGGACCTGACGCTTGGATTTTCCGTGCGTCTGCGGCAGGCGCTTGCTTCTCAGGGCATTCAGGTGATCACCACGCGGGATGCGGATACGCAGGTCTCGATGGTGACACGCGCGGAGACTGCGAACCACGCCATGGCTGCAGCGTGCGTCACATTGCATGCCACGGCTACGGGAAGCGGCGTGCATCTGTTCACATCGTCGCTCGCGCCAACTCCATACACGAAGTTTTTGCCGTGGCAGAGCGCGCAGTCCGCGTATGTAACGCAGAGTCTGCGTTTGTCTTCCGAGATCAGCACGGCGCTCGGACACGCGGCGGTTCCGGTTACACTGGGGCGCACAGCGCTCACGCCCATGGATAGTTTTGCCTGCCCTGCAGTCGCCGTGGAGATTGCGCCCCTCATAGGTGGTAACACAACAACGGCCACACCGCTGACCGATGTTGGCTATCAGAACAAGATCATCGGCGCGCTGACCGCAGCGCTCACGCAATGGAAAAATGACTGGAGGCAGCAGCCGTGA
- a CDS encoding YukJ family protein, with translation MPVYQYSVLKGDPQSGSLSPDSHPHYLINVDAGGTTYQVAVNIESTDGSQVLYFINENFTPPDAGALDALAVGMTQLSTQGNPAVDYVRSTANGQPIVTLSEMQLLPLPGQSASSNLQNAVIQYLNQAIADDNGTIYAFGSQYTDGTGIHDIHMNQGNPPGAYEKDNGIWQDGLLVFELPASGTWAAIFIAFQTESWTTDSNGNPQ, from the coding sequence ATGCCTGTTTATCAATACAGCGTACTCAAGGGCGATCCGCAGTCGGGCAGCCTGTCTCCTGACTCGCATCCGCATTATCTGATCAATGTAGATGCGGGTGGGACGACGTATCAGGTTGCAGTCAACATTGAATCGACCGACGGATCGCAGGTTCTCTACTTCATCAACGAGAATTTCACCCCGCCTGATGCCGGAGCGCTGGATGCTCTTGCTGTCGGCATGACGCAGTTGAGCACGCAGGGCAATCCGGCAGTCGACTATGTGCGCAGCACGGCAAATGGGCAGCCGATTGTGACGCTCAGCGAAATGCAGTTGCTCCCGTTGCCGGGGCAATCAGCGTCTTCGAACCTCCAGAACGCGGTGATTCAGTATCTAAATCAGGCGATTGCCGATGACAACGGTACGATCTATGCCTTTGGCAGCCAGTACACCGACGGCACGGGCATTCACGACATCCACATGAACCAGGGCAATCCTCCCGGCGCATATGAGAAGGACAATGGCATCTGGCAGGATGGGCTCCTGGTGTTTGAACTTCCGGCGAGTGGGACGTGGGCTGCGATCTTCATTGCCTTCCAGACGGAGTCGTGGACAACGGACAGCAACGGGAATCCGCAATAA
- the eat gene encoding ethanolamine permease, with the protein MSHAIESPPVTTHHDLRQTLGTWQLWGIAVGLVISGEYFGWSYGWANAGTLGFLVTSLLIAAMYATFIFSFTELTCSIPHAGGPFAYAWAAFGPVGGYLAGAATLVEFVFAPPAIALAIGAYLNVQFPSLAPKHAALGAYLVFMTLNIIGVQIAATFELFVTLLAIFELLVFMAVVTPGFHFANFLQGGWAGQNQFTVHAVPGIFAAIPFAIWFFLAIEGVAMAAEEAKDPKRSIPIAYIAGILTLVALALGVMLFAGAAGDWTKLANINDPLPQAMKIVVGARSGWLHMLVWLGLFGLVASFHGIILGYSRQIFARPRWLSSALSRRRASAIQNTVACDSRWRRRRHCCHLQRPTHHLWRTNADCEHCYHVCLRRDLDVYPQHARALPPANHTA; encoded by the coding sequence GTGTCGCACGCCATCGAATCGCCGCCCGTCACAACGCATCACGACCTCAGGCAGACGCTCGGCACCTGGCAGCTTTGGGGCATCGCAGTTGGACTTGTTATCTCAGGCGAATACTTCGGCTGGAGTTATGGCTGGGCCAACGCAGGCACGCTCGGTTTTCTTGTCACTTCGCTCCTGATCGCGGCCATGTACGCGACCTTTATCTTCAGCTTTACCGAGCTGACCTGCTCCATTCCGCACGCTGGCGGTCCGTTTGCGTATGCATGGGCAGCCTTCGGCCCAGTTGGAGGCTACCTTGCAGGCGCAGCCACATTGGTTGAGTTCGTCTTCGCGCCACCTGCCATCGCGCTCGCCATCGGAGCCTATCTCAACGTGCAGTTTCCGTCGCTGGCCCCAAAACATGCCGCGCTCGGGGCCTATCTCGTCTTCATGACGCTGAATATCATTGGCGTGCAGATTGCCGCCACATTCGAACTGTTCGTAACTCTGCTCGCCATCTTTGAGCTACTGGTGTTCATGGCGGTCGTCACGCCCGGATTTCATTTCGCCAATTTTCTTCAGGGTGGATGGGCGGGCCAGAATCAATTCACCGTGCACGCAGTCCCGGGTATCTTTGCCGCTATTCCATTTGCAATCTGGTTCTTTCTTGCCATCGAAGGCGTGGCCATGGCCGCCGAAGAAGCGAAAGATCCGAAGCGTTCGATTCCCATCGCGTACATCGCAGGTATCCTCACGCTGGTAGCGCTGGCGCTGGGGGTGATGCTTTTCGCCGGAGCAGCGGGTGATTGGACGAAGCTCGCAAACATCAACGACCCTCTGCCGCAGGCGATGAAGATCGTCGTGGGAGCGCGCAGTGGATGGCTACACATGCTCGTCTGGCTGGGACTCTTCGGCCTCGTCGCATCGTTTCACGGAATCATCCTCGGCTATTCGCGACAAATCTTCGCGCGCCCGCGCTGGCTATCTTCCGCGCTTTCTCGCCGGCGTGCATCCGCGATTCAAAACACCGTGGCTTGCGATTCTCGCTGGAGGCGTCGTCGGCATTGCTGCCATTTACAGCGACCAACTCATCACCTTTGGCGGACAAACGCTGACTGCGAACATTGTTACCATGTCTGTCTTCGGCGCGATCTTGATGTATATCCTCAGCATGCTCGCGCTCTTCCGCCTGCGAACCACACAGCCTGA
- a CDS encoding GerMN domain-containing protein, whose protein sequence is MIPRFQRFLFAAMLLAAVVMAVVLIRMRERAHDRLMTAVDSQPLNELSSASSSAPVEKITLLVANDLDGSLIPVERSFPMPKDPNARARVLMEKLLEEYAAPKSTHPIANASGVDEVFLMPLPQQKGASQQGEMAVVNLDAAFVQAQPSGIEPETLTLLSMIATLHANLPQITEVRFLVDGQQKDTLAGHADLTRVYLASDTQTAVRP, encoded by the coding sequence GTGATTCCGCGCTTCCAGCGTTTTCTGTTCGCCGCGATGCTGCTCGCAGCGGTCGTGATGGCGGTGGTGCTGATCCGCATGCGGGAGCGAGCGCACGATCGCTTGATGACGGCGGTCGACAGTCAGCCTTTGAATGAGTTGTCGAGCGCGTCGTCGAGTGCGCCGGTCGAAAAGATCACGCTGCTGGTGGCAAATGACCTGGATGGATCGCTGATTCCGGTCGAACGCAGCTTTCCCATGCCGAAAGATCCGAACGCGCGAGCGCGTGTGTTGATGGAGAAACTGCTGGAGGAGTATGCAGCGCCCAAGTCGACGCATCCTATTGCAAATGCTTCGGGCGTGGACGAGGTGTTTCTGATGCCGTTGCCGCAGCAGAAAGGCGCGAGCCAACAAGGAGAGATGGCGGTGGTGAATCTCGACGCAGCGTTTGTTCAGGCGCAGCCATCTGGGATCGAGCCGGAGACGCTGACCTTGCTTTCCATGATTGCGACTCTGCATGCGAATCTACCGCAGATTACAGAGGTACGCTTTCTGGTGGATGGTCAGCAGAAAGACACGCTCGCCGGGCATGCCGATCTGACGCGCGTCTACCTTGCATCGGACACGCAGACGGCGGTGCGCCCATGA
- the murI gene encoding glutamate racemase, which produces MKIGVFDSGMGGLTVLGALLRQLPAADYIYLGDTARLPYGSKSQATIARYAVSSARFLVEEGAEFLVIACNTASALALDAIREAVRVPVLGVIETGANAAQVSSLTGDVLVIATDATVQSHAYERACAEHGLRALEKACPLLVPLVEEGWIEHPVTLEVLRIYLAELLEQAERPGLKPDTLVLGCTHYPLLRTQIERAVPDLRVIDSAEVTASQVSAALIEYVHDGTRERRFYATDSVEKFKRLGTRFLGEAIDCVGLVNLGG; this is translated from the coding sequence ATGAAGATTGGTGTCTTCGACTCCGGTATGGGCGGCTTGACGGTTCTTGGCGCGCTGCTCAGACAGCTTCCAGCGGCAGACTACATTTATCTGGGCGATACGGCACGGTTGCCTTACGGCTCGAAATCGCAGGCGACCATTGCGCGCTATGCGGTTTCTAGCGCGCGCTTTCTTGTGGAGGAAGGTGCGGAGTTTCTTGTGATTGCATGCAACACGGCGAGCGCGCTGGCCCTCGACGCGATTCGAGAAGCTGTGCGTGTCCCAGTGTTGGGCGTGATCGAGACAGGAGCAAATGCGGCCCAGGTTTCTTCCTTGACCGGCGATGTGCTGGTAATTGCAACCGATGCCACGGTGCAGAGTCATGCGTATGAGCGGGCATGTGCGGAACATGGTCTGCGTGCGCTTGAAAAGGCGTGTCCGCTGCTCGTTCCTCTTGTAGAAGAGGGATGGATCGAGCATCCGGTCACGCTGGAGGTGCTGCGGATTTATCTTGCGGAATTGCTGGAACAAGCCGAAAGGCCGGGCCTGAAGCCGGATACGCTGGTGCTGGGATGTACGCATTATCCTTTACTGCGAACGCAGATTGAGCGCGCTGTTCCGGATTTGCGCGTGATCGATTCTGCGGAAGTAACCGCATCCCAGGTGTCGGCTGCACTCATAGAGTACGTTCACGATGGAACGAGAGAGCGCAGGTTTTACGCAACGGATTCGGTTGAGAAATTCAAGCGCCTGGGCACGCGGTTTCTGGGAGAAGCCATTGACTGCGTCGGCCTGGTCAATCTCGGTGGCTGA
- the eutC gene encoding ethanolamine ammonia-lyase subunit EutC, producing the protein MREIIQNPWTRLRSFTNARLALGRAGDSLPTNEVLEFALAHARARDAVHNMFDADRMTRELTASGFESITVQSAVSDRAEYLRSPDLGRKLNEQSRSLLTDQTLREAMYAVFIIADGLSAIAPERHAVPVLKEIMRKLEGWNLAPIIIATQARVALGDAIGELLNAEMTVMLIGERPGLSSPDSLGIYLTYKPHIGCTDADRNCISNVRPEGLSYPSAAHKLHHLMLAARRLGKSGIALKDESDQPALP; encoded by the coding sequence ATGAGAGAAATCATTCAGAACCCGTGGACGCGTCTGCGCAGTTTCACCAATGCGCGTTTAGCATTGGGTCGCGCCGGTGACAGCCTGCCAACAAACGAAGTTCTTGAATTTGCCCTGGCGCATGCGCGGGCTCGCGACGCCGTTCACAACATGTTCGACGCGGACCGAATGACTCGCGAACTCACTGCATCCGGTTTCGAATCCATCACGGTACAAAGCGCGGTTAGCGATCGCGCCGAATATCTCCGCAGTCCGGATCTGGGCCGCAAGCTCAACGAGCAAAGTCGATCCTTGCTCACGGATCAGACGCTGCGCGAAGCGATGTATGCGGTCTTCATCATAGCCGACGGCCTATCCGCCATCGCCCCGGAGCGCCACGCAGTTCCGGTCCTCAAAGAAATCATGCGCAAGCTAGAAGGCTGGAACCTCGCGCCAATCATCATCGCGACGCAGGCCCGCGTCGCGCTTGGCGATGCGATCGGAGAGCTCCTCAATGCTGAGATGACTGTAATGCTCATCGGTGAACGCCCCGGCCTAAGCTCACCCGACAGCCTCGGCATCTACCTGACGTACAAGCCTCACATCGGCTGCACAGACGCGGACAGAAATTGCATCTCCAACGTGCGTCCTGAAGGGCTCAGCTATCCATCCGCAGCGCACAAGCTGCATCACCTGATGCTCGCCGCGCGCAGACTCGGCAAATCAGGGATCGCGCTCAAGGACGAAAGCGATCAACCTGCACTGCCGTAA
- a CDS encoding penicillin-binding transpeptidase domain-containing protein: MKRIAHLVFLAGLVAVPAALAADTTTTTTHHTTRHTTRTHVQESASAQQHISHLQHSRRPARVTNVSLTTTTSHGRVRRASLTTVHRHRSYERFTGSSFTDIDLTNGDSIGGEDPVVRQAAIDALGNMNGTVVAIDPSNGRVLAMVNQKLALSSGAEPCSTIKLSVALAALDEGIVTKDTPVNLGGSYHMNLTEALAHSNNLYFETLGRRLGFERVRHYANQFGLGELAGYNIPNEQLGVYPDQELPESQGGVGRMCSFGESVSMTPLQLGALVASIANGGTLYYLQHPTTPEEVVNFQPRIKRTLDIAKLIPEIQDGMQAAVQYGTARSLRANFNQFPVMGKTGTCSNNGTRFGWFASYADTQYGRIVTVFFLEGGRPTFGPKAAELTGLFYRNLWDKSYFVAKQPTDTTKTAIGVTE, encoded by the coding sequence ATGAAACGCATAGCACACCTCGTTTTCCTTGCAGGACTGGTTGCGGTACCCGCCGCGCTCGCGGCGGACACAACTACTACGACGACGCACCACACCACCCGCCATACCACCCGCACGCATGTGCAGGAATCGGCCAGCGCCCAGCAGCATATTTCGCATCTGCAGCACAGCCGCCGCCCTGCCCGCGTCACAAATGTTTCTCTCACCACGACCACCAGTCACGGCCGAGTTCGCCGCGCCAGCCTGACGACAGTTCATCGTCACCGCTCCTACGAGCGCTTCACTGGTAGTTCGTTTACAGATATTGATCTCACGAACGGCGACTCGATCGGTGGAGAAGATCCAGTTGTGCGGCAGGCCGCCATCGATGCGCTGGGCAACATGAACGGCACAGTCGTCGCCATCGATCCCAGCAACGGGCGCGTACTGGCGATGGTCAACCAGAAGCTTGCCCTGTCGAGCGGCGCTGAGCCTTGCTCGACGATCAAGCTTTCCGTCGCCCTGGCCGCGCTCGATGAAGGCATTGTTACGAAGGACACGCCGGTCAACCTCGGCGGTTCGTATCACATGAACCTCACCGAAGCTCTGGCGCACTCGAATAACCTCTACTTCGAGACGCTGGGCCGCCGCCTTGGTTTCGAGCGCGTTCGCCACTATGCCAATCAGTTTGGATTGGGCGAGCTGGCCGGTTACAACATCCCCAACGAGCAGCTGGGCGTCTATCCCGATCAGGAGCTGCCGGAGAGCCAGGGCGGCGTGGGCCGCATGTGCTCCTTCGGCGAAAGCGTTTCGATGACTCCTCTGCAACTCGGCGCGCTCGTCGCCTCCATCGCCAACGGTGGAACGCTCTACTACCTGCAGCACCCGACGACACCGGAAGAGGTGGTGAACTTCCAGCCGCGCATCAAGCGCACGCTTGATATTGCCAAGCTCATCCCAGAAATTCAGGACGGCATGCAGGCCGCGGTGCAATATGGAACGGCGCGCTCGCTACGTGCCAACTTCAACCAGTTCCCGGTGATGGGCAAGACCGGAACCTGCTCGAACAATGGCACTCGCTTCGGCTGGTTCGCTTCCTACGCTGACACGCAGTACGGTCGCATCGTTACCGTCTTCTTCCTCGAAGGTGGACGCCCGACCTTCGGTCCCAAAGCCGCGGAGCTGACCGGCCTCTTTTACCGCAACCTCTGGGACAAGAGCTACTTCGTCGCGAAGCAGCCAACGGATACAACCAAGACAGCTATCGGCGTCACCGAATAG